From one Rhodamnia argentea isolate NSW1041297 chromosome 1, ASM2092103v1, whole genome shotgun sequence genomic stretch:
- the LOC115750292 gene encoding ATP sulfurylase 1, chloroplastic-like, protein MASMAAAFASTAPAAHGHRHGLRPHPPSLSLRTHFSPPSAGRRGGGSGLRVRSGLIEPDGGRLAQLVVEEPLRRARTRESLTLPRVKLSRIDLEWVHVLSEGWASPLRGFMRESEFLQTLHFNALRLADGAVVNMSVPIVLAVDDADRHMIGESSKVALFDANDNPTAILSNIEIYKHPKEERIARTWGTTAPGLPYVEEAITNAGNWLIGGDLEVLEPIKYEDGLDRFRLSPANLREEFTRRNADAVFAFQLRNPVHNGHALLMTDTRRRLLEMGYKNPILLLHPLGGFTKADDVPLSWRMKQHEKVLEDGVLDPETTVVSIFPSPMHYAGPTEVQWHAKARINAGANFYIVGRDPAGMGHPVEKRDLYDADHGKKVLSMAPGLERLNILPFKVAAYDKTQGKMAFFDPSRPQDFLFISGTKMRTLAKNKESPPDGFMCPGGWKVLVDYYDSLAPADNGKVPEAVPA, encoded by the exons ATGGCTTCCATGGCCGCCGCCTTCGCCAGCACCGCCCCCGCCGCCCACGGCCACCGCCACGGCCTCCGCCCCCACCCGCCGAGCCTTTCCCTCCGCACCCATTTCTCCCCTCCCTCCGCGGGACGCCGCGGCGGCGGCTCGGGGCTCCGGGTGCGGTCGGGGCTGATCGAGCCGGATGGGGGGCGGCTGGCGCAGCTTGTGGTGGAGGAGCCGCTGCGGCGGGCGAGGACGAGGGAGAGCCTCACGCTGCCGCGGGTGAAGCTGTCGCGGATCGACCTCGAGTGGGTCCACGTGCTGAGCGAGGGGTGGGCCAGCCCGCTCCGAGGCTTCATGCGCGAGTCCGAGTTCCTCCAAACTCTTCATTTCAACGCCCTCCGTCTCGCCGACGGTGCGGTCGTGAACATGTCCGTCCCGATCGTGCTGGCCGTCGACGACGCCGACCGGCACATGATCGGCGAGTCCAGCAAGGTCGCGCTCTTCGACGCCAACGACAACCCCACCGCCATCCTCAGCAA CATTGAGATTTACAAGCACCCTAAAGAAGAACGGATTGCGAGGACATGGGGAACCACTGCACCAGGTCTGCCTTATGTCGAAGAAGCCATAACCAATGCAGGGAACTGGTTGATTGGGGGCGACTTAGAGGTGTTGGAACCGATCAAGTACGAGGATGGTCTAGATCGATTCCGACTCTCACCCGCAAATCTCCGTGAGGAATTCACTCGGCGGAATGCGGATGCTGTGTTTGCTTTCCAGCTAAGGAACCCAGTCCACAATGGGCATGCCCTACTGATGACTGACACACGCCGTCGGCTTCTCGAGATGGGGTACAAGaatcccatccttcttcttcatcccttGGGAGGCTTCACAAAGGCTGATGATGTTCCCCTTAGCTGGCGAATGAAGCAACATGAGAAG GTGCTTGAGGATGGTGTTCTTGATCCTGAGACAACTGTTGTCTCAATATTCCCTTCTCCCATGCACTATGCTGGCCCGACCGAGGTGCAGTGGCATGCAAAGGCTAGGATCAATGCTGGGGCTAACTTCTATATTGTTGGTCGAGACCCAGCTGGTATGGGCCATCCAGTTGAGAAACGAGACTTGTATGATGCTGACCATGGGAAGAAGGTGTTGAGCATGGCTCCTGGACTGGAGAGGCTAAACATTCTTCCATTTAAG GTTGCTGCTTACGACAAAACACAAGGGAAAATGGCATTTTTTGATCCTTCTAGGCCTCaagatttccttttcatttcggGCACCAAG ATGCGAACACTTGCGAAGAACAAAGAGAGCCCACCTGATGGCTTCATGTGCCCCGGTGGTTGGAAAGTGTTGGTCGACTACTATGACAGCCTGGCGCCCGCAGACAACGGCAAAGTTCCGGAAGCTGTTCCAGCTTAA